From the Cohaesibacter sp. ES.047 genome, one window contains:
- a CDS encoding glycoside hydrolase/phage tail family protein, with amino-acid sequence MTTLVLKSAGSLIGGALFGPFGALIGGALGAGVGYSIDQSLFGESRSVKGPRLSDLKVQTSTEGSPIARIYGRTRLTGELIWATDYVERVTVREQKTGASKGSSSSKATTTTYSYYANFAVGLCEGRIAHVGRIWANGKELDLRDVAYRVYLGTEEQLPDSLIEAKEGSENSPAYRGLAYVVFEELPLDAFGNRIPQLSFEVIRSVGETEANIKSMVMIPGATEFGYDTEEVSREGSEGQWLTENRHTFEGDTDFIASLDHLTALCPNLERVALVVSWFGSDLRAGECGIRPCVDASSKPTKGGSWSVAGLDRSQAKLLSLIDGRPAYGGTPSDNSVKNAIAAIKAKGLEVVLYPFVMMDIPDNNGLPDPYGNLEQSPYPWRGHITCDPATGQPETADLTASAAAQISDFYSGTAWNYRDFIRHYANLAKSAGGVDAFLIGSELVGLTTVRDETGAYPFVGHLKTLASDVRAIVGPDCKLTYGADWTEYFGHQPSNESGFVRYHLDPLWADENIDAVGIDNYMPLSDWRATGSQLDQELSDTGLELDYLKGNIAGGEGYDWYYANQEDRAQQNRTEITDGSAGKPWVFRYKDIRNWWSNEHYDRDGGFEQDVPTEWIPQSKPIWFTELGCPAVHLGPNQPNRFPDPKSAESGLPYYSSGARDDSAQRALIDAILGYWADEVGTSNPVSSEYGGPMVDPDRMFLWAWDARPFPTFPVDLDTWSDGESWHRGHWLTGRLGNAPIEGVIRNVLSDYGLDAPDIRSALPVIDGFVLDRRMSARAALESLCEGFGIAFTVRGGTLSFSSKVRRSVLSIDEDDLAEEAEKALIEKQARAWEDMSASVTMSFNDIFLDYRQSVARYEQPAARTRQDSSLSLAAISSQPIMENVAKDWLRTQTFARHSVQFSLPPSFMAIEPGDVISLSEGQIGHTYRIDEIEEGGLRHVTATLCAPRNAPQITPRVRTGKVVVPDIIIPVLESLDLPILPGMTDYPHAPYLAVYSKPWKSGFALYSGNGDRGFAYRQSIDVPAVMGELLTELPGHNSYVVDRTTTLDIELLGGDLSSVEMEALFAGANAAAVQASNGNWEVFQFQTVELFGANKWRLEGLLRGALGTEASAISGAKVGARFILLDSAIASLHVEVSQLRKDLPHRAVRSGAGLSDPSNLDVAIAVPGRGLRPLSPVHLRIRRQNSGAVSFSWIRRDRIDADSWVGSATPMSEASERYEVTILTADGVTLIRQIEVAEPQWTYSSVDQVSDNLVSLEAFTVTIAQISQKLGPGDPLSRRIDRASGMISDAA; translated from the coding sequence ATGACCACACTTGTCCTCAAATCTGCGGGCAGCCTAATCGGTGGCGCACTCTTTGGTCCCTTTGGCGCACTGATCGGTGGGGCTTTGGGAGCCGGAGTAGGCTACTCCATCGATCAATCGCTGTTCGGTGAAAGTCGCTCGGTCAAGGGTCCCCGTCTGTCGGACTTGAAGGTTCAGACGTCCACCGAGGGTAGCCCGATTGCGCGTATTTATGGCCGCACAAGGCTGACAGGTGAACTTATCTGGGCCACTGACTATGTCGAAAGGGTGACTGTACGCGAGCAGAAGACGGGTGCCTCGAAAGGGAGTAGCAGCAGCAAGGCGACAACCACCACATACAGTTACTATGCCAATTTTGCGGTCGGCCTGTGTGAAGGCCGGATCGCGCATGTGGGGCGCATTTGGGCGAACGGCAAAGAGTTGGATCTCAGGGATGTGGCCTACCGCGTCTATCTCGGCACCGAAGAGCAACTGCCTGACAGTCTGATCGAGGCGAAGGAAGGCTCGGAAAACAGCCCGGCTTATCGCGGTCTTGCCTATGTTGTGTTTGAAGAGCTTCCCCTTGACGCTTTTGGCAATCGCATTCCTCAGCTCAGTTTTGAGGTCATCCGAAGTGTCGGAGAGACCGAGGCAAACATCAAGTCTATGGTCATGATCCCCGGCGCCACAGAATTTGGCTATGATACTGAGGAAGTGTCGCGTGAAGGTTCCGAAGGACAATGGTTGACCGAGAACCGACATACTTTCGAGGGCGACACGGATTTTATTGCCTCTCTTGATCATCTCACGGCGCTGTGCCCCAACCTCGAACGCGTTGCATTGGTGGTTAGTTGGTTTGGTAGCGATCTCAGGGCAGGTGAGTGCGGCATCCGTCCCTGTGTGGACGCTTCTTCAAAGCCCACGAAAGGCGGAAGCTGGTCGGTGGCCGGACTTGATCGATCTCAAGCCAAGCTGCTCAGCCTCATAGATGGTCGGCCAGCGTATGGTGGCACGCCTTCGGACAATTCTGTCAAGAATGCCATTGCAGCCATCAAGGCCAAGGGGCTTGAGGTTGTCCTTTATCCGTTTGTGATGATGGATATTCCTGACAACAATGGTCTGCCGGATCCCTACGGAAATTTGGAACAGTCACCCTATCCCTGGCGTGGGCATATCACGTGCGATCCGGCAACAGGGCAGCCGGAGACAGCTGATCTGACCGCCAGTGCTGCAGCTCAGATATCAGATTTCTACTCGGGCACTGCGTGGAACTACCGTGATTTCATTCGTCACTACGCAAACCTTGCGAAATCCGCCGGAGGTGTCGATGCTTTCCTGATCGGTTCCGAACTCGTAGGACTGACAACTGTGCGCGATGAGACGGGCGCTTATCCGTTTGTTGGCCATTTGAAGACCCTCGCAAGCGACGTGCGCGCAATAGTCGGGCCAGATTGCAAGCTAACCTATGGAGCGGATTGGACAGAATACTTTGGTCACCAGCCAAGCAATGAGAGCGGATTTGTCCGTTATCATCTGGACCCTTTGTGGGCAGACGAAAACATTGATGCTGTTGGTATCGACAATTACATGCCCCTGTCGGACTGGCGAGCGACGGGCAGCCAGCTCGATCAGGAGCTGAGTGACACAGGGCTTGAGCTGGACTATCTGAAAGGCAATATCGCTGGCGGGGAAGGATATGATTGGTATTATGCCAACCAAGAGGACCGGGCGCAGCAAAACCGCACAGAGATCACGGACGGCTCAGCGGGCAAGCCATGGGTCTTCCGTTACAAGGATATCCGAAATTGGTGGTCCAACGAGCATTATGATCGGGACGGCGGTTTCGAGCAGGACGTGCCTACCGAATGGATACCGCAATCCAAACCCATCTGGTTTACAGAATTGGGTTGCCCCGCCGTCCATCTTGGCCCAAATCAGCCCAATCGATTTCCCGATCCCAAATCCGCCGAAAGCGGATTGCCCTATTATTCTTCGGGGGCTCGGGACGATAGTGCACAAAGAGCTCTGATTGACGCCATTCTTGGTTATTGGGCGGATGAGGTCGGCACCTCCAATCCGGTTTCGTCAGAATATGGCGGGCCCATGGTGGATCCGGATCGAATGTTTCTTTGGGCTTGGGATGCGCGCCCCTTTCCGACATTTCCTGTCGATTTGGATACCTGGTCCGATGGCGAGAGTTGGCATCGGGGCCATTGGCTCACCGGGCGTCTGGGTAACGCGCCGATTGAAGGTGTCATCCGCAACGTTCTGTCAGACTACGGTCTTGATGCTCCTGATATCCGATCCGCGCTACCGGTGATTGACGGCTTCGTTCTTGATCGGCGTATGTCTGCCCGTGCTGCTCTTGAAAGCCTTTGTGAAGGCTTCGGGATTGCCTTCACTGTACGCGGAGGAACCTTGTCCTTCTCTTCCAAGGTGAGGCGATCTGTCCTGAGCATTGACGAAGACGATCTTGCCGAAGAAGCCGAAAAGGCACTTATCGAAAAGCAGGCCCGCGCCTGGGAGGATATGTCTGCCAGCGTCACCATGTCGTTCAACGACATCTTTCTGGACTACAGACAATCGGTGGCTCGCTATGAACAACCTGCCGCGCGGACACGGCAGGACAGCTCACTATCTCTTGCAGCAATCTCCTCTCAGCCCATTATGGAAAATGTCGCAAAAGACTGGCTGCGCACGCAGACTTTTGCTCGCCATTCCGTGCAGTTTTCGCTGCCACCGTCCTTCATGGCTATTGAGCCCGGAGACGTGATATCGCTCTCTGAAGGACAGATAGGCCACACCTATCGCATTGATGAGATTGAAGAGGGTGGCTTGCGTCATGTAACAGCAACGCTGTGCGCACCCCGGAACGCTCCGCAGATCACGCCCCGTGTTCGAACCGGCAAAGTGGTTGTTCCAGATATCATTATTCCTGTCCTCGAAAGTCTGGATCTGCCGATCCTGCCGGGAATGACAGATTATCCACATGCGCCCTATCTGGCGGTCTACTCCAAGCCTTGGAAATCCGGTTTCGCGCTCTATTCAGGCAATGGCGACCGTGGTTTTGCCTATCGCCAGTCTATTGATGTCCCTGCTGTCATGGGAGAACTGCTCACCGAGCTTCCTGGCCACAACAGCTATGTTGTTGACCGCACGACAACCTTGGATATTGAGCTTCTGGGCGGGGATCTGTCGAGTGTCGAAATGGAGGCTCTCTTCGCGGGCGCCAACGCTGCAGCCGTTCAGGCCAGCAATGGTAACTGGGAGGTTTTCCAATTCCAGACCGTTGAATTGTTTGGTGCCAACAAATGGCGTCTCGAAGGTTTGCTGCGGGGAGCTCTGGGGACGGAAGCCTCTGCGATATCAGGCGCCAAGGTCGGTGCACGCTTCATCTTGTTGGACTCCGCAATCGCATCCCTGCATGTGGAGGTGAGCCAACTGCGGAAGGACCTGCCCCACAGGGCTGTCCGATCTGGCGCTGGTCTTTCTGACCCGTCGAACCTCGATGTCGCCATCGCAGTTCCGGGGCGCGGTTTGCGACCCCTATCTCCTGTGCATTTGCGCATCAGGCGACAGAACAGCGGCGCAGTCAGCTTTAGCTGGATCCGGAGAGATCGGATTGATGCTGATAGTTGGGTTGGAAGTGCAACTCCCATGAGCGAAGCATCCGAGCGCTACGAAGTCACGATCCTGACTGCCGACGGGGTAACACTCATAAGGCAGATCGAAGTGGCGGAGCCACAGTGGACATATTCATCCGTAGATCAGGTCAGTGACAATCTCGTTTCACTGGAAGCCTTCACCGTGACTATCGCCCAGATCAGTCAGAAGCTCGGACCTGGCGACCCGCTTTCGCGTCGAATCGACCGTGCTAGCGGCATGATCAGCGACGCTGCCTGA
- a CDS encoding PepSY domain-containing protein: MTTRFALVSIVVFFSIFINGAAAAQCLSSAETRSAIEQGHAQHLAAIKVAASKAVRGDVVKANLCRSGAGLVYELVTLSREGAVARITLDAKSGRVLSKGGG; the protein is encoded by the coding sequence ATGACAACAAGATTTGCCTTGGTCTCGATAGTTGTTTTCTTTTCCATCTTCATAAATGGAGCGGCGGCGGCACAATGCCTGTCGTCTGCTGAAACCAGATCGGCGATCGAGCAAGGTCACGCACAGCATCTGGCTGCGATCAAGGTCGCGGCGAGCAAAGCCGTGCGCGGTGATGTGGTCAAGGCCAACCTCTGCAGGAGTGGGGCTGGGCTGGTCTATGAGTTGGTCACACTCTCGCGCGAGGGAGCTGTCGCCCGCATCACGCTTGATGCAAAATCGGGTAGAGTATTGTCGAAAGGAGGCGGATGA
- a CDS encoding response regulator transcription factor, which yields MRILIVEDEVDLNRQLKEEMEENGYVVDCSFDGEEGHFLGDTEPYDAVILDIGLPKMDGISVLEAWRREGKTMPVLILTARDRWSDKVQGIDAGADDYVAKPFHMEEVVARMRALMRRSAGLASNEITCGPIRLDARSGRVSVDGQALKLTSHEYRLLSYLMHHQGKTISRTELVEHLYDQDFDRDSNTIEVFIGRLRKKLGVDVIQTVRGLGYNMVAPEK from the coding sequence ATGCGAATACTGATCGTGGAAGACGAAGTGGATTTGAACCGCCAATTGAAGGAAGAGATGGAAGAAAACGGCTATGTTGTCGATTGTTCGTTCGATGGCGAAGAAGGCCACTTCCTGGGCGATACCGAACCATACGATGCGGTTATCCTCGATATAGGTCTACCCAAGATGGATGGCATCAGTGTCCTCGAGGCATGGCGTCGTGAGGGCAAAACAATGCCCGTGTTGATTCTGACAGCCCGTGATCGATGGAGCGACAAGGTGCAGGGAATTGACGCTGGCGCAGATGATTATGTCGCCAAGCCCTTCCATATGGAAGAAGTGGTGGCGCGTATGCGCGCTCTGATGCGTCGGTCGGCCGGCTTGGCCTCCAATGAGATCACATGTGGGCCTATTCGCCTTGATGCGCGCTCTGGCCGCGTCAGCGTCGATGGTCAGGCGCTCAAGCTCACCTCCCACGAATACCGTCTTCTGTCCTATCTCATGCACCATCAAGGCAAGACCATCTCTAGAACCGAGCTTGTCGAGCATCTGTATGATCAGGATTTTGACCGAGATTCCAATACTATAGAAGTGTTTATTGGTCGATTGCGCAAAAAGCTTGGGGTGGATGTCATCCAAACGGTGCGCGGACTTGGCTACAACATGGTCGCCCCAGAAAAGTAG
- a CDS encoding ATP-binding protein, which yields MKSITRYLLVNVSIWAIVIAFGSGLVLTHFFRTYAEQSFDEQLDIVLKILVGELAAELATGEELQPPGNVGEPRYELPLSGWYWTVQREGSDEILLASPSLVGGVFTADGLADRDANGVGLNGYGTGPEGERLRVLERRISFADADPIILRITGNAEALEAQVSAFQTKAWLIMAAFGVILVSVMLVLIRTGLRPLHILRQQVRDVSEGQSDLIKGDYPNEVSGLVHEANLLIESNKDTLERARTQVGNLAHALKTPLSVIMNETRDLDDQKAKLVNQQSDIMRDQIQLYLERARMAARRNVIGTVTDPGPVIEKLVSVMQKIHPALNVNLRAESEKNMLFRGEEQDLEEMLGNLVDNACKWAQTSVCVSVVDGLPDGIEKTQTASEAQVTWLSILVDDDGQGMSETQTKIALVRGQRLDESKPGTGLGLSIVDELVELYGGRFQLSRAPLGGVRAVLSLPAIEKHDTR from the coding sequence ATGAAGTCGATAACTCGCTATCTGCTGGTCAATGTGTCTATCTGGGCGATCGTCATCGCCTTTGGGTCGGGGCTTGTGCTGACACACTTTTTCCGCACCTATGCCGAACAGAGCTTCGATGAGCAGCTTGATATCGTGTTGAAGATCCTAGTTGGTGAATTGGCTGCGGAACTCGCAACGGGAGAAGAGCTTCAGCCCCCGGGCAATGTTGGTGAGCCTCGTTATGAGTTGCCCCTTTCTGGTTGGTACTGGACGGTTCAGAGGGAAGGCAGTGATGAAATTCTTCTGGCCTCTCCTTCACTCGTCGGCGGCGTCTTCACGGCTGATGGTTTGGCAGATCGGGATGCAAATGGTGTCGGGTTAAACGGTTACGGGACTGGTCCGGAAGGTGAGCGATTGCGTGTTCTGGAGCGCAGGATTTCATTTGCAGACGCAGATCCAATTATCTTGCGCATTACGGGTAATGCCGAAGCTCTCGAAGCACAGGTGAGCGCATTTCAGACCAAGGCGTGGCTGATCATGGCTGCTTTTGGGGTCATTCTCGTTTCCGTCATGCTTGTTCTGATCAGAACGGGTTTGCGCCCTTTGCATATCCTGAGACAACAGGTTCGTGATGTCTCCGAAGGTCAATCTGATCTGATAAAGGGAGACTACCCAAACGAGGTTTCAGGTCTCGTACATGAAGCCAATCTTCTTATCGAATCCAACAAGGACACATTGGAGCGCGCAAGGACACAGGTCGGCAATCTCGCTCACGCGCTGAAAACACCTTTGTCGGTGATCATGAATGAAACCAGAGACCTTGATGACCAAAAGGCCAAGCTGGTCAATCAACAATCGGACATCATGCGTGATCAGATCCAGCTCTACCTCGAAAGAGCGAGGATGGCGGCGCGGCGCAACGTCATCGGAACGGTTACCGATCCCGGACCTGTGATCGAGAAGCTTGTTTCCGTCATGCAGAAGATCCATCCTGCCTTGAACGTAAATCTTCGCGCAGAATCCGAAAAAAACATGCTCTTCAGGGGGGAGGAACAGGATCTGGAAGAGATGCTTGGCAATCTCGTTGACAATGCATGCAAGTGGGCACAAACGAGCGTCTGCGTGAGTGTTGTTGATGGCTTACCAGATGGTATCGAGAAGACGCAAACGGCTTCAGAGGCGCAAGTAACTTGGTTGTCGATCTTGGTGGATGATGATGGTCAGGGGATGAGCGAGACGCAGACGAAGATCGCGTTGGTGCGTGGACAAAGGCTGGACGAGAGTAAACCCGGAACCGGTTTAGGCCTCTCGATCGTTGATGAATTGGTCGAATTATATGGGGGGCGATTTCAGCTCTCACGCGCGCCGCTTGGGGGTGTCAG